A genomic stretch from Fodinibius salinus includes:
- a CDS encoding MoaD/ThiS family protein, producing MAKLIIPTPLRKYTNQNRTFNTQADNLSNALHAFVEEYPDVEENLLDEEGNVRSYIKLYIGDDEVDPQNNGGITLDEDTEVSIVPAIAGGI from the coding sequence ATGGCAAAATTAATTATACCTACACCACTGAGAAAATACACAAACCAAAATCGAACTTTTAATACCCAGGCAGATAATCTTTCGAATGCACTCCATGCTTTTGTGGAAGAATATCCCGATGTAGAAGAAAATCTGCTGGATGAGGAAGGCAATGTCCGTTCTTATATCAAATTGTACATTGGGGACGATGAGGTTGACCCCCAAAATAACGGTGGAATTACATTAGACGAAGATACTGAGGTAAGTATTGTACCGGCAATAGCAGGCGGTATCTAA
- a CDS encoding phosphoadenylyl-sulfate reductase: MDSIKNELVPNEELSDELLSGLNTQFEMAGPDEVLLWGYDTFGAEMVLGTGFGPSGMFLIYRLWELGVEIPIFYLDTHLLFDETYALRDRVEERFNIQITRVSSDLSLDKQAQKHGEKLWQKDPNKCCHLRKVLPLRNYLSDKKAWITGVRRSQSETRKSTQYVEWDPENEVVKLNPLANYTTKQVWNYIHSKNLPYNPLHDEGYPSIGCIPCTDAVEETAGDERAGRWNGSEKTECGIHLSTQQ, from the coding sequence ATGGATTCAATAAAAAACGAGCTCGTACCTAATGAGGAATTATCTGATGAGTTGCTTAGTGGCCTTAATACCCAGTTCGAGATGGCGGGCCCCGATGAGGTATTACTTTGGGGTTACGATACTTTTGGTGCTGAGATGGTTTTGGGCACGGGCTTTGGACCATCTGGGATGTTTCTCATTTATCGTCTCTGGGAGCTAGGGGTAGAAATCCCAATTTTTTATCTGGATACACACTTGCTCTTTGATGAAACCTATGCCTTAAGAGATCGGGTCGAAGAACGTTTTAATATTCAGATAACAAGGGTTTCGAGTGACTTATCACTGGATAAACAGGCACAGAAGCATGGGGAGAAACTCTGGCAAAAAGATCCTAACAAGTGCTGTCATCTCAGAAAGGTGTTGCCGTTGCGGAATTATCTGTCGGATAAAAAAGCATGGATTACCGGTGTCCGTCGCAGCCAGTCCGAAACGCGAAAAAGTACGCAATATGTGGAATGGGATCCGGAAAATGAGGTAGTCAAGCTGAATCCCTTAGCTAACTATACGACGAAGCAGGTATGGAATTATATTCATAGCAAAAACTTACCCTATAACCCGCTTCATGACGAAGGGTATCCGAGTATTGGGTGTATACCTTGTACCGATGCAGTGGAAGAAACGGCCGGGGATGAAAGGGCCGGCCGTTGGAATGGCAGCGAAAAGACTGAATGTGGGATACATCTTTCCACACAGCAATAA
- a CDS encoding NADPH-dependent assimilatory sulfite reductase hemoprotein subunit, which yields MGRKRKKRTKSKIEKIKESSDYLRAPLANEVGTDSSHFGKEAIQVLKFHGTYQQDDRDLREGRDRHYIFMIRGRLPGGKMTADQYSALDDIADEYADGTLRVTTRQSFQLHGVIKKELKDTLQAINDSLITTLGACGDIVRNVMATPAPDIDGRQAQVQTFADELSDILLPATKAYHEVWLNGDKVYSGKEEVTDSEPLYGHSYLPRKFKIGITLPKDNSIDAHTQDIGLVALFDDQKEIEGFNVIVGGGMGMNHRKENTFPRLGDNLGYVPKEKIVEVVKGIISIQRDHGDRKNRKQARMKYLIHKWGLEKFEKELVDRIGFELEPFRELPDFDLDLYLGWNQQSDGNWFLGVSIENGRIKDEGDLQLKTALRKVADEFQTGVRLTPNHNVLLTNVAEEDKEAITDLLHDHGVLLDDEISNLIKYSMACPALPTCGLAITESERALPDVIRDLDEVVNDLGLEDEKLSVRMTGCPNGCSRPYVADIGFVGRSLDKYSIFIGGDPSGTRLNTKYKDLVEREDLVDEVRPLLEHYAENRSNGESFSDFWNRVGLSEAEQITV from the coding sequence ATGGGTAGAAAAAGAAAGAAGAGGACAAAAAGTAAAATAGAAAAAATAAAAGAGAGCAGCGATTACTTGCGCGCGCCTCTTGCCAACGAAGTGGGGACTGACTCCTCCCACTTCGGCAAGGAGGCTATACAGGTGCTTAAATTTCATGGTACCTATCAGCAAGATGATCGTGATCTCAGAGAAGGACGTGATCGTCATTATATCTTCATGATTCGCGGTCGGTTGCCGGGGGGTAAAATGACAGCTGATCAATATTCGGCTCTAGATGATATTGCCGATGAATATGCTGATGGTACGCTGCGTGTTACAACACGCCAATCTTTTCAGCTTCACGGTGTTATTAAAAAAGAGCTCAAAGATACATTGCAGGCGATTAACGATTCGTTAATCACCACCCTGGGTGCTTGCGGCGACATCGTACGTAATGTAATGGCTACACCGGCACCTGATATTGATGGTCGGCAGGCTCAAGTACAAACATTTGCTGATGAACTTTCGGATATCTTATTACCGGCTACCAAGGCCTATCACGAAGTGTGGCTCAACGGTGATAAGGTATATTCCGGGAAGGAAGAGGTAACCGACAGTGAACCGTTATATGGTCACAGCTATCTGCCACGAAAATTTAAGATTGGCATAACACTGCCTAAAGATAACAGTATCGATGCGCATACGCAGGATATTGGACTAGTAGCTCTCTTCGATGACCAAAAGGAAATTGAAGGTTTTAACGTAATCGTAGGCGGTGGAATGGGAATGAATCACCGGAAGGAAAACACCTTCCCGCGACTTGGTGATAATTTGGGATATGTACCCAAAGAAAAGATTGTGGAGGTCGTAAAAGGTATTATTAGTATCCAACGGGATCATGGCGATCGTAAGAATCGTAAGCAAGCCCGGATGAAATACTTGATCCACAAGTGGGGACTCGAGAAGTTTGAAAAAGAGCTAGTCGATCGTATCGGTTTTGAACTCGAACCGTTCCGTGAGTTGCCCGACTTCGATTTGGATCTGTACCTGGGATGGAATCAGCAGTCAGACGGCAACTGGTTTTTGGGAGTATCCATAGAAAATGGACGAATTAAGGATGAGGGTGATCTTCAGCTGAAGACGGCTCTGCGCAAAGTTGCCGATGAGTTCCAAACAGGTGTACGGCTAACACCCAATCACAATGTGCTGCTGACGAATGTTGCCGAGGAAGATAAAGAGGCGATTACCGATCTGCTTCATGATCATGGCGTCTTACTGGACGATGAGATTTCAAATCTCATTAAGTACTCAATGGCTTGCCCGGCACTCCCCACCTGTGGTTTGGCTATTACCGAATCGGAGCGGGCACTGCCTGATGTGATCCGAGATCTGGATGAGGTAGTGAATGATCTTGGGCTGGAAGATGAGAAGCTTTCCGTGCGAATGACAGGCTGTCCAAACGGTTGCTCACGTCCTTATGTCGCTGATATCGGTTTTGTAGGTCGTTCACTGGATAAGTATTCCATTTTTATTGGTGGAGACCCATCAGGAACACGACTTAATACCAAGTATAAAGATTTGGTAGAACGTGAAGACCTCGTCGATGAAGTGCGTCCGCTTTTGGAGCACTACGCTGAAAACCGATCGAATGGTGAATCATTCAGTGATTTTTGGAATCGTGTTGGTCTATCCGAAGCTGAACAAATTACAGTTTAA
- a CDS encoding PLP-dependent cysteine synthase family protein: MNSLETVTDSLLQKAIQLRPFVGHTPLYPIKNIGDHDNVNIYAKMEWQQFGESVKARPAYRIIRDAIQSGKLTSDKSLLDASSGNTGIAYAHIGARLGIPVTLCLPENASEERKQILKALGVKLKLTPRGGGTDEAQKVARKMYEKHPEKYFYADQYSNPSNWEAHYDTTGIEILEQTNYEISHFIAGLGTTGTFTGTGKRLKEFDSDISLIGLQPDIAMHGLEGWKHLPTAQTPAIYDENMADATRAVSTEDAYELIKETARKEGLLLSPSSAANLLGALELADHIEEGTIVTIFPDDGNKYGEVFNQLF; encoded by the coding sequence ATGAACTCCCTAGAAACTGTTACAGATTCGCTCTTACAAAAAGCTATTCAACTACGACCATTTGTTGGTCATACGCCCTTGTATCCCATAAAAAACATAGGCGATCACGATAATGTGAACATTTATGCTAAGATGGAATGGCAACAATTCGGAGAAAGTGTCAAAGCTCGTCCGGCCTATCGTATTATTCGTGATGCTATACAATCCGGCAAGCTTACTTCCGACAAATCATTACTGGATGCCAGCAGTGGAAATACCGGTATTGCTTATGCTCATATTGGTGCCCGGCTGGGTATTCCCGTTACGCTGTGTTTACCTGAAAATGCTTCGGAAGAACGCAAGCAAATTCTAAAAGCATTGGGGGTAAAACTTAAATTAACTCCTCGGGGAGGTGGTACGGATGAGGCCCAAAAAGTAGCCCGAAAGATGTATGAAAAACATCCTGAAAAATATTTTTATGCCGACCAATATAGCAATCCTAGCAATTGGGAAGCACACTATGATACCACCGGAATTGAGATTCTTGAGCAAACCAATTACGAAATCTCTCACTTTATAGCTGGTCTAGGTACCACCGGAACTTTTACCGGAACTGGCAAGCGCCTTAAAGAATTTGACAGCGATATTTCTCTTATTGGCCTCCAACCCGATATTGCAATGCATGGGCTCGAAGGTTGGAAACATCTGCCCACGGCCCAAACTCCCGCTATCTATGATGAAAACATGGCGGATGCGACACGGGCTGTCAGTACTGAAGATGCTTATGAACTTATTAAAGAAACAGCCCGTAAAGAGGGACTGTTATTAAGCCCGTCCTCAGCAGCCAATTTGTTGGGAGCATTAGAATTAGCAGACCATATTGAAGAGGGCACTATCGTAACTATTTTCCCCGATGACGGAAATAAATATGGAGAAGTTTTTAACCAATTATTCTAG
- the moeB gene encoding molybdopterin-synthase adenylyltransferase MoeB yields MSNLEKIEFSSKELGHYSRHLSIPEFGMEGQKKLKAAKVLAVGTGGLGAPMLQYLAAAGVGTIGIVDFDTVEASNLHRQVLFGASDVGRPKVEVAKERLLANNPYINIEIHDVRLTSENALDIIKDYDVVADGTDNFPTRYLINDACVMLDKPNVHGSIFQFEGQLSVFNYEDEEGVRGPNYRDLFPEPPPPGMVPSCAEAGVLGVLPGIIGSLQASEVIKIITGIGDPLSEQLFLFDAQDFSTRKVKVTKNTDNPLRGENPEITELIDYQAFCGIPSADDEDEKSEVPEVSVNKYKSWIESDEEVQLIDVREPHEVEIAEIGGELIPLDQILDHSDKISRDKKVVVHCRSGKRSSDAIKKLQEKYDFDNLYNLKGGILAWSEEIDGSIPQY; encoded by the coding sequence ATGAGTAATTTAGAAAAAATTGAATTTTCGAGTAAAGAGCTGGGGCACTATAGTCGGCACCTGTCGATTCCCGAGTTTGGAATGGAAGGCCAAAAGAAGCTGAAAGCAGCAAAAGTGCTGGCAGTAGGAACTGGTGGACTTGGCGCGCCGATGTTGCAATACCTAGCCGCTGCAGGAGTAGGTACCATCGGCATTGTAGATTTCGATACCGTAGAGGCAAGCAATTTACATCGGCAAGTGTTATTTGGAGCCTCCGATGTGGGACGTCCCAAGGTAGAAGTTGCCAAAGAACGACTCTTGGCAAATAATCCGTATATCAATATTGAAATCCACGATGTGCGACTTACCAGCGAAAACGCCCTGGATATCATCAAAGATTATGACGTTGTAGCCGACGGCACCGACAACTTCCCCACACGCTATCTTATTAATGATGCCTGCGTAATGCTGGATAAGCCCAACGTTCATGGGTCCATCTTCCAATTTGAGGGGCAACTTTCTGTGTTTAACTATGAGGATGAGGAAGGCGTGCGTGGCCCTAATTATCGTGATTTGTTTCCCGAGCCCCCACCGCCAGGAATGGTTCCCAGTTGTGCCGAAGCAGGCGTATTAGGCGTACTTCCCGGTATTATAGGCAGCCTGCAAGCCAGTGAGGTTATCAAAATTATTACCGGTATTGGCGACCCACTTTCGGAACAGCTATTTCTTTTTGATGCCCAGGATTTTAGCACACGTAAAGTAAAAGTTACCAAAAATACCGACAACCCATTACGGGGCGAAAATCCTGAGATCACTGAACTTATTGACTACCAGGCATTCTGTGGTATTCCATCTGCTGACGACGAGGATGAAAAAAGCGAAGTCCCCGAAGTGAGCGTAAACAAGTATAAATCATGGATTGAATCGGATGAAGAAGTTCAACTTATTGATGTTCGCGAGCCCCACGAGGTAGAAATTGCAGAAATCGGAGGCGAACTTATTCCACTGGATCAAATACTTGACCACTCTGATAAGATAAGTCGGGATAAGAAGGTAGTAGTACACTGCCGCAGCGGAAAACGCAGCTCCGATGCCATCAAGAAATTACAAGAAAAGTACGATTTTGATAATCTTTATAACCTGAAAGGAGGAATATTAGCTTGGTCGGAAGAAATTGATGGCAGCATTCCCCAGTACTAA
- the cobA gene encoding uroporphyrinogen-III C-methyltransferase, with protein sequence MSIQSLTSYGKVYLVGAGPGDPDLITVKGSEVLQKADVIVYDRLANPALLSKTSEKSEHIYVGKRPDKPSVSQEQINQILTTKAKEGKIVARLKGGDSFVFGRGGEECEALRAEHIPFEVIPGISSALAAPAFAGIPLTQRKVARSFTVVTGHTIHNTDTFAGWNYYVHADTLVILMGMGRLPQIAEQLIGHGRSADTPVAVIEKATYQSQRVKTATLGNIADEAKELSPPGTIVIGELAAKSKQLAWFTPNSEIDTSVTNSNRRTQVVG encoded by the coding sequence ATGAGTATTCAATCGTTAACCTCCTACGGGAAAGTATATCTCGTAGGAGCCGGTCCGGGAGATCCCGATTTAATAACAGTAAAAGGATCTGAGGTGTTACAAAAGGCCGATGTTATCGTCTATGACCGATTGGCAAACCCTGCGTTACTATCCAAAACATCGGAGAAGTCAGAACATATTTATGTCGGTAAACGCCCAGATAAACCTTCGGTATCACAAGAGCAGATAAATCAAATTCTGACTACTAAAGCAAAGGAGGGTAAGATTGTTGCCCGACTTAAGGGCGGTGATTCCTTTGTTTTTGGTCGTGGGGGAGAGGAGTGCGAAGCACTTCGTGCCGAACATATCCCTTTCGAAGTAATACCGGGCATAAGTAGTGCGCTAGCGGCCCCTGCTTTTGCAGGCATTCCGCTGACGCAACGTAAAGTAGCACGTTCTTTTACAGTTGTAACCGGCCATACTATTCATAATACCGACACTTTCGCAGGGTGGAACTATTATGTACACGCTGATACTCTGGTCATTCTGATGGGAATGGGCCGGCTCCCCCAAATAGCCGAGCAACTAATTGGGCACGGCCGCAGTGCTGATACGCCCGTTGCAGTAATAGAAAAAGCTACCTATCAGTCGCAAAGGGTAAAAACAGCCACACTCGGTAATATTGCTGATGAGGCGAAGGAGTTATCACCGCCTGGTACGATTGTAATAGGTGAATTGGCAGCGAAAAGTAAGCAGCTTGCCTGGTTTACTCCGAATAGTGAAATTGATACATCAGTAACAAATAGTAATAGAAGGACACAAGTTGTGGGATAA
- a CDS encoding sulfurtransferase gives MPDVLTNEQTLVNLEWASEHLNDEDVRFVEIDVDTQSYDSGHIPGAIGWNWKTQLQDQLKRTIASKEDFEKLLQESGIDEDTTVVVYGDNNNWFAAWAYWLLKYYGHEKAKVLDGGRKKWIAEDRELTTETPDYETSDYTIDEVESEYRAFRDDVKEKLESDDFGLVDVRSPEEFNGEIIAPKGVKELSLRAGHIPGASNIPWSTAVNEDGTFKSKEELQEIYEQEGITPDKDIVAYCRIGERSAHTWLVLNELLEYPNVKNYDGSWTEWGNLINAPIER, from the coding sequence ATGCCTGATGTACTAACAAACGAACAAACACTTGTAAACTTAGAATGGGCCTCCGAACATCTCAATGATGAGGATGTCCGCTTTGTAGAAATAGATGTAGACACGCAATCTTATGATTCTGGTCACATTCCGGGAGCCATAGGATGGAACTGGAAAACACAGCTTCAGGATCAGCTAAAGCGTACTATTGCTTCTAAGGAAGATTTTGAAAAGCTCCTACAGGAATCCGGTATTGATGAAGATACCACGGTAGTGGTGTATGGCGATAATAACAACTGGTTTGCTGCCTGGGCGTACTGGCTGCTAAAGTATTATGGCCACGAAAAGGCAAAAGTTCTCGATGGTGGTCGTAAGAAATGGATTGCCGAAGATCGCGAACTCACAACTGAGACCCCGGATTATGAAACCAGCGATTATACCATCGACGAAGTAGAAAGCGAGTATCGTGCCTTCCGCGATGATGTGAAAGAGAAGTTGGAGTCTGATGATTTCGGTTTGGTTGATGTGCGTTCTCCCGAAGAGTTTAACGGCGAAATTATTGCTCCCAAAGGAGTTAAAGAACTTTCGCTACGTGCCGGACATATTCCCGGAGCTTCTAATATTCCGTGGTCAACAGCTGTAAATGAGGATGGTACATTCAAATCCAAAGAAGAACTGCAAGAGATCTACGAGCAAGAGGGTATTACCCCAGATAAAGATATTGTGGCTTACTGCCGAATAGGTGAACGGTCGGCCCACACGTGGCTTGTCCTTAACGAGTTGTTGGAGTATCCAAATGTTAAGAACTACGATGGGTCCTGGACTGAATGGGGTAATCTTATTAACGCTCCTATTGAACGGTAA
- a CDS encoding Mov34/MPN/PAD-1 family protein, giving the protein MKLILNESSLKTMHDHAQADYPNECCGFFYGDTGDRRKVQEVQPVKNAKEGDQRQRFHIDPKDYQKAEKYALDHDLDLLGVYHSHPNHPAEPSEHDRKVAMPWFSYIIISVRDGKGEITRSWRLNEQRQFEEEIIEQTEVHRT; this is encoded by the coding sequence ATGAAGTTAATACTCAATGAATCATCACTTAAGACGATGCATGACCATGCCCAAGCCGACTATCCAAACGAATGTTGCGGCTTCTTTTATGGAGATACAGGAGATCGGCGCAAAGTACAAGAAGTTCAGCCTGTAAAAAATGCTAAAGAAGGTGACCAACGGCAGCGCTTTCATATTGATCCCAAAGATTATCAAAAGGCTGAAAAATATGCTTTGGACCATGACCTCGACTTGTTGGGTGTGTATCATTCACATCCCAACCACCCGGCCGAACCCTCTGAGCATGATCGGAAAGTAGCAATGCCATGGTTCTCCTATATCATCATTTCGGTACGAGATGGGAAAGGCGAGATAACACGATCCTGGCGACTTAATGAACAGCGCCAGTTTGAAGAAGAAATTATTGAACAAACAGAAGTACACAGAACCTAA